Proteins encoded together in one Salarchaeum sp. JOR-1 window:
- a CDS encoding halo transducer protein, which produces MRERADTEGIDGLAVDAAVDAVVDAVDRDPAVVRAALGGIADEDGRMTWDGVDAELAEASKVVATPETRVELAAMAVSNARDAAADAPDLDTVDARVGTHENRLAALEATVDDLGTRLQDIAEQASDRDALADVALSLHDLREDASAAQWNADELADDAESFEDWLTDPETRRSEFAADLDDTAESVDALASAADRLEDNDADATTWAGAALQARVLSLVVADLHADLGDLRAWDGDYDDEADRLDALEERRVEAAERIDASATADWWDAHGDRVERFESGVRDLEPPIDWGVVQAELDAARP; this is translated from the coding sequence ATGCGTGAACGCGCGGACACCGAGGGTATCGACGGGCTTGCGGTCGACGCGGCGGTCGACGCGGTCGTCGACGCAGTCGACCGCGATCCGGCCGTCGTTCGGGCGGCGCTCGGCGGTATCGCGGACGAGGACGGCCGCATGACCTGGGACGGCGTGGACGCCGAACTCGCCGAGGCGTCGAAGGTCGTCGCCACCCCGGAGACGCGTGTCGAACTCGCCGCGATGGCGGTCTCGAACGCCCGCGACGCCGCCGCGGACGCCCCCGACCTCGACACCGTGGACGCTCGCGTGGGCACACACGAGAACCGCCTCGCCGCGCTCGAAGCCACCGTCGACGACCTCGGCACGCGCCTTCAGGACATCGCCGAGCAAGCCAGCGACCGCGATGCGCTCGCCGACGTCGCGCTCTCCCTCCACGACCTCCGGGAGGACGCGAGCGCCGCGCAGTGGAACGCCGACGAACTCGCCGACGACGCCGAGTCCTTCGAGGACTGGCTCACCGACCCCGAGACCCGCCGCAGCGAGTTCGCCGCCGACCTCGACGACACCGCGGAGTCGGTGGACGCGCTCGCGTCCGCCGCCGACCGCCTCGAAGACAACGATGCGGACGCGACGACCTGGGCTGGGGCCGCCCTTCAGGCGCGCGTGCTCTCGCTCGTCGTCGCCGACCTCCACGCCGACCTCGGTGACCTCCGGGCGTGGGACGGCGACTACGACGACGAGGCCGACCGCCTCGACGCCCTCGAAGAGCGCCGCGTCGAGGCCGCCGAGCGAATCGACGCGAGCGCGACCGCCGACTGGTGGGACGCGCACGGCGACCGCGTCGAGCGCTTCGAGTCCGGGGTGCGCGATCTCGAACCGCCGATCGACTGGGGGGTCGTGCAGGCGGAACTCGACGCCGCCCGCCCGTGA